The proteins below come from a single Haliaeetus albicilla chromosome 22, bHalAlb1.1, whole genome shotgun sequence genomic window:
- the TMEM114 gene encoding transmembrane protein 114 isoform X1 — protein sequence MKVNLGVLSLFVALVGASSFVFLVVAIATDFWYIIDASRLEASRNGTDALSSHSGLWRTCRVRSECYPLINPFWHENANITDSHRQLLYMHGTFVILMPLSLILMIFGGMTGFISILARAYLLLLMTGLLFLFGALVTLTGISVYIAYSAAAFEEAVCLLRSKDVLVEIDIRFGWSLALVWISFVAEVLTGAVFLLAARVVGLKRRREQTL from the exons ATGAAGGTTAACTTGGGCGTCCTCTCCCTCTTCGTGGCCCTGGTGGGAGCGTCAAGCTTCGTCTTCCTCGTGGTGGCCATCGCGACGGACTTCTGGTACATCATCGATGCCTCCAGGCTGGAGGCGTCCCGTAACGGCACGGACGCCCTCAGCTCGCACTCGGGTCTGTGGCGGACCTGCCGCG TGAGGAGCGAATGTTACCCTTTGATTAATCCCTTCTGGCATGAGAATGCAAACATCACTGATTCACACAGACAGCTTTTGT acaTGCATGGAACATTTGTCATCCTGATGCCCCTCAGCCTGATATTGATGATTTTTGGAGGAATGACTGGATTCATCAGTATTCTTGCCAGGGCCTACCTACTGCTTCTAATGACGggactgctttttctttttggag ctctTGTTACACTTACTGGGATCAGTGTGTATATTGCATATTCAGCTGCTGCCTTCGAAGAAGCTGTCTGCCTCCTGAGGAGTAAGGATGTCCTGGTAGAAATCGACATCAGGTTTGGCTGGTCACTGGCACTAGTCTGGATCTCCTTTGTTGCAGAAGTGCTCACTGGGGCTGTGTTTCTCCTGGCAGCAAGAGTTGTGGGTCTGAAACGGCGACGTGAACAGACATTATGA
- the TMEM114 gene encoding transmembrane protein 114 isoform X2, whose product MKVNLGVLSLFVALVGASSFVFLVVAIATDFWYIIDASRLEASRNGTDALSSHSGLWRTCRVRSECYPLINPFWHENANITDSHRQLL is encoded by the exons ATGAAGGTTAACTTGGGCGTCCTCTCCCTCTTCGTGGCCCTGGTGGGAGCGTCAAGCTTCGTCTTCCTCGTGGTGGCCATCGCGACGGACTTCTGGTACATCATCGATGCCTCCAGGCTGGAGGCGTCCCGTAACGGCACGGACGCCCTCAGCTCGCACTCGGGTCTGTGGCGGACCTGCCGCG TGAGGAGCGAATGTTACCCTTTGATTAATCCCTTCTGGCATGAGAATGCAAACATCACTGATTCACACAGACAGCTTTTGT GA